In Lysobacter sp. FW306-1B-D06B, the sequence CAGCAGGTCGCCCTGGCGCACGCCGGCCTCGCGCAGCTTGCGCACGATGGCGGGCAGCGAATCGCCCGGCTCGACGACGAGGCTTTCGCCCGCTTCCAGACCCGCCAGAGGCGCGTCGGCGAAACTCGTGTAGCGCTGCCACAGATAGGCGCCGACGCCGGCGGCGATCAACAGGACAACGAACACGAAGCCGCCCAGGCGGCGTCCAGATTTGCGACTCACGCAACCTCCGTGGCGAATGCGGGATGCTCGGCGGCCAGGCGGCGCTGAAGCTGCGCCACCTGCGGGTGCGGTCGCCACGAGCAAGCGCCGAGCCGCGCCACCGGCAGGATACCGCGCACGGCATTGCACAGGAAAACCGCGTCGGCCGCTTCGACTTCGGTCACAGCCAGACGCGCCTCCCGCGCGCCCAGCGCGCCGATCGCCCATTCCCGGCAGACGCCGGCGACGCCGCAACGGTCGATCGCTGGCGTGGTCCAGCGGCCGTCGTGCAGCACGAACAGGTTCGCGGACGTGGCGCTGACCGCGTCGCCTTCGGTGCTGAGCATGAGGCCTTCGTGCGTGTCCGCATCGCGCCATTCGGCACGCGCCAGCACCTGTTCGAGCCGGTTGCAGTGCTTCAGGCCCGCCAGCGCGGGCTGCAGCGCCAGGCGCGTCCGGCACCAACGCAGGGTCAGTCCGTCGGCCGGCGTTGCGGGCGGGACGTCGTGGCGCGAGAGGATCCAGTGCGGCGTCGCCGGTTCCGGCGGCGCGTAGCCGCGCCCGCCGTTGCCGCGCGTGACGATGAGCTTGAGCACCGCCTCCGCACCGTCGAGCAGATCGCGCGCCTCGCCGCGGGCGCGATCTTCATCGGGCAGCACGATGCCCAGCGCATGCGCGCCGCGCTGCAGGCGCCGCCAGTGAGCGGGCCACCAGTGCACGTCACCGCGATGCGCGCGCATGGTTTCGAACAGGCCGTCGCCGTAGGCGAGGCCACGGTCGAAATCCGGCGTGGCCGCAACGACCGCGTCGCCGACGAAGTGGCGCACGCTCACCCGGCCACTCCCAGGGCGCGCAGCATGCCGCGCGCCTTGGCGCGGGTTTCCTCGAGTTCCTTTTGCGGATCGGAGTCCGCGACGATGCCCGCGCCGGTGCGGAAGCGCAGCGTGGCACCTTCGTCCGTCGATTCGAGCTCCGCGCTGCGGATCAGGATGTTGAGGTCGAGGTCGCCGTCGCGGTTGAGCCAACCCATCGCGCCGGTGTACGCGCCGCGGCCCACGCCTTCCAGCTCGGCGATGATCTGCATGCAGCGCACTTTCGGGCAGCCGGTGATCGTCCCGCCGGGGAACACGGCGCGGATCACCTGCCCCGGCGTCGCATCCGCGCGCAGTCGGCCGCGCACGTTGCTGACGATGTGGTGCACGTGCGCGTAGCTTTCCACCGTCATCAGTTCGTCGACTTCCACGCTGCCCGGCGTGCACACGCGGCCGAGGTCGTTGCGTTCAAGGTCGATCAGCATCACGTGTTCGGCGCGTTCCTTCGGATGGCCGACCAGTTCCTGGATGCGCGCCGCGTCGTCGTCGCCGGCGAAGCGCGGTCGCGTGCCGGCGATGGGACGCGTTTCCACGACATCACCGCGCACCGACACCAGACGTTCGGGCGAAGCGCTGACGACCGCCCAGTCATCGCCCGCGAACACGCCGGCGAACGGCGCAGGGTTGTTCTCGCGCAGGCGCTGAAAAAGCTCGCCCGCCTGCACGTCGCGATCGAAACGCGCGCGCCAGCCGCGCGACAGGTTGGCCTGGAAGACGTCGCCGGCGGCGAGGTAATCGAGCACGTTGCGCACGCCGTTGGTGAAGCGCTGCGGTTCGTCCTCCTCCAACGCGACCGGCGGGAGCCACGCTGGCAGCGCGGGCTGCGCAGCGAGCGCGGTCACGTCGTCGAGCACACGGGCGCGCACCGAGTCGTGACCGGTTTCCACGACCAGCACGCATTCGCCGCTGGTGTGGTCGCGCAGCACCGCCGCCGGGCACCGCAGGGCGAGCGCCACGGGCAGCTGGCCTTCGGCGCGCGGCAGTCGAAGGATCGGCTCCACCTGCGCGGCCGCTTCGTATCCCAGCAGCAGCGCCCAGCCGCCGCGGAACGGCCAGCGGGGTTCGTCGCGCGGGACGCGTTCGGCCTGCCAGCGGGCGTCGAGCGCGGCGAAGAAATCGTTGCCGACGCCTTCGCCGGTTTCGTCGCGCACGGCGCCGTCGGCTGCCAGGCGAAGCGCACCTTCGCCCGCGACCAGGAGCAGGTCCCAGCGTCCCTGCGCGGTGCCGTGCGCGCTGGATTCCAGCAGCAGCGGGTAGCGCGCGGGCGACAGGCGCTGCAGCGACAGGAGGTCGAAGGAATTCGGCAGGGGGTGGGTCAGCAGCATGGCGATATTGTCGTCTATCGCGACGTGGATAAGGCCGCGGGCCACGTCGGGGCGGGCCGTCATTCCGGCCACGCGGCGTCCGGCGATCGGCGCCGCCGCTGTTTCGTCACCCCAACCCCTCTCGCAGAGGGAGAGTGGCTCGGATGCCAGGCCCGGAAACGACGATCCCCGCCGGGGCGGGGATCGTCGGGACCGCAGGGTGGACAGCCGTCAGATGCGCTTGAAGACCAGCGTGCCGTTGGTGCCACCGAAGCCGAAGCCGTTCGACATGGCGACGTCGATCTTCTTCTCGCGCGCGATGTTGGGCACGTAGTCCAGATCGCAGCCCTCGCCCGCCTCGAACAGGTTGATGGTCGGCGGGATGATGCCCGCATGCAGCGCCAGCACGGAGAAGATCGCCTCCACGCCGCCGGCCGCACCGAGCAGGTGGCCGGTCATCGACTTGGTCGAGCTGACCATCGTCTTGTACGCGTGGTCGCCCAGCGCGCGCTTGATGGCGAGCGTTTCGGCCAGATCGCCCAGCGGCGTCGAAGTGCCGTGCGCGTTGAGGTACTCGATCTGGTCGGCGTTGACGCCCGCGTCCTTCATCGCCGCGACCATGCAGCGCGCCGGGCCTTCGCCGTTCTCGCTCGGGGCGGTCATGTGGAACGCGTCGGAGCTGGCCCCGAAACCGGCGAGCTCGCAGTAGATGCGCGCGCCGCGGGCCTTGGCGTGTTCGTACTCTTCCAGCACGAGGATGCCCGCGCCGTCGCCGAGGACGAAGCCGTCGCGGTCCTTGTCCCACGGACGCGAGGCGTGCGTCGGGTCGTCGTTGCGCGTGGACATCGCCTTCATAGAGCAGAAGCCCGCGACCGACGTCGGCGAGGAACCGCGCTCGGCACCGCCGGCGACCATCACGTCGGCATCGCCGTACTGGATCATGCGCATCGCCATGCCGATGGAATGGTTGGCGGTGGCACAGGCCGAGACGGCGGAGAAGTTCGGGCCCTTGATGCCGGTCAGCAGCGAAACCTGGCCCGGCAGCATGTTGATGATCGTGCTGGGCACGTAGAACGGCGAGACCTTGCGCGGGCCGCCGTCGTGGAACTTGATCGTCTGCTCTTCGATGCCGAGCAGGCCGCCGATGCCCGAGCCGATCAGCGCACCGATGCGCTCGGCGTTGGATTCGTCGACGGTGATGCCGGCGTCCTTGATCGCCATCAGCGATGCGGCGACGCCGTAATGGATGAACTCCTCCATCTTCTTCGCGTCCTTCGGATTCACCCACTGGGTGATGTCGAAGTCGCGCACCTGGCCCGCGATGCGGGTGGTGAAGTTGGTGGCGTCGAAATGGGTGATCGGGCCGATGCCGGAACGACCGTTGACGATGCCATCCCAGGTGGTGGCCACGTCGTTGCCCAGCGGCGACACCGCGCCCAGGCCGGTGACGACTACGCGTCGGTTGTTCATGAAGCACTCCGTCTGACACTACGCCGGCGTATCGTCCGGCTGATAAGACGCGGGGCCGCAATGTGCGGCCCCGGTCTGGTTTTCTGCTTGCATTACCAGGCGCCTGCGGAGGCGTTGGTTTTCCTGGACGCCCGGCCGCGAAGCCAGGCTCCAGCGCAGCGCTTACGACTTGACGTGAGCCTTCACGTAGTCGATGGCCTGCTGCACCGAGGTGATCTTCTCGGCTTCTTCGTCCGGGATCTCGCACTCGAACTCTTCTTCGAGAGCCATCACCAGCTCGACGGTGTCGAGCGAGTCCGCGCCGAGGTCGTCGACGAACGAAGCGTTGTTGGTGACTTCTTCTTCCTTAACGCCAAGCTGTTCGACCACGATCTTCTTGACGCGCTCTTCGATGCTGCTCATGGGTTCTCACTCCTCCCGGGACGGGATATTCGACGGAATAGTCTAAATGAATCACGGACGATCGCGAGCATACGCGAAAGCCCTTTGAGTTCAAGCGGTTACAACTGAAACGTTGGCTTTCCTGCGAACCATTACGGCATGTACATGCCGCCGTTGACGTGCAGGGTCTCGCCGGTGATGTACGCGGCCGACGGGCCAGCCAGGAAGGCCACCGCGCGGGCGATGTCCGCCGGCTCGCCGAAGCGGCCCAGCGCAATCTGGCCGAGCATCGCGTTCTTGGCGTCTTCCGGCAGCGACTTGGTCATGTCGGTGTCGATGAAGCCCGGCGCGACCACGTTGACGGTAACGCCTCGGCTGCCGATCTCCTTCGCCAGCGACTTGCTGAAGGCGATGATGCCGGCCTTCGCGGCGGCGTAGTTCGCCTGCCCCGCGTTGCCGGTCACGCCGATCACGGAGGCGATGTTGATGATGCGGCCCTTGCGTGCCTTCATCATCGAGCGCATCACCGCCTTGCTGGTGCGGTAGACGCTGGTGAGGTTGGTGTCGAGGATGGCCTGCCAGTCCTCGTCCTTCATGCGCATCAGCAGGTTGTCGCGGGTGATGCCGGCGTTGTTGACGAGGATCGAGATCGCGCCGATGTCCTTGGCGATGCCGTCCATCAGCGCGTCGATCGAGGCCGCATTGCCCACGTCGAGCACGCGACCGTGGCCGCCGTGCGCAGCGAGGCGTTCGGCGATGGCCTTCGCGCCGGACTCGGACGTCGCCGTGCCGATCACCGTCGCGCCCTGTGCGGCCAGTTCGTCGGCGATCGCCGCACCGATGCCACGGCTGGCGCCGGTGACCAGCGCGATTTCGCCGGACAGGATCTTCTCGCTCATGCGTTCTTCCATTCTTCGATAGCGGTTTGGAACTCGCCCGGCGTGCCGATGGCGCGCGCGTCGATGTTCTTGTCGATGCGCTTGGCGAGGCCGGCGAGCACCTTGCCCGGTCCGCACTCGGCCATGCGCGTGACGCCCTTGCCGGCGAGCGCCTGCACGCAACCGGTCCACTGCACGGGCAGATAGAGCTGGCGCACGAGCGCTTCGCGGATCGCGTCGACATCGCCGTGCGCGCGCGCATCGACGTTCTGCACGACGGGACGGTCGGGCATGCGCCACGACAGCCCGGCCATCGCTTCGGCCAGACGGTTGGCAGCTTCGCGCATCAACGGCGTGTGCGAGGGCACGCTGACGGCGAGCTTCACCGCCTTGCGTACGCCGCGTTCGCCGAGCATCGCCAGCGCCTTGTCCACCGCGGCCGCGTGACCGCCGATGACGATCTGGCCGGGCGAATTGAAATTGGCCGGCACGACGACTTCGGTGCCGGAGACTTCATCGCACACTTCCTGCACCAGCGCTTCTTCGGCGCCGAGCACGGCGGCCATCGCGCCGACGCCGGTGGGCGCGGCTTCCTGCATGAGCTGACCGCGCAAACGCACCAGGTGCGCGCCGTCCTTCAGCGACAACGCACCGGCGGCGACGAGCGCGGTGTATTCGCCCAGGCTGTGGCCTGCCAGGAACGCCGGAGAGCGACCGCCCTGCTTGTGCCAAGCGCGCCACACCGCCACGCCCGCGGCGAGCAGCGCCGGCTGGGTGTATTCGGTGCGGTTGAGCATTTCCTCGGGACCGCCCTGGCTCAGCGCCCACAGATCGACACCGGCGCCATCGCTGGCTTCGACGAACGCGTCGCACACGATCGGGTGCAGCTCGGACAGCTCGGCCAGCATGCCGAGCGACTGCGAGCCCTGGCCGGGAAACACGAAGGCCAGCGAGGCGTCGTTAGCGGGGGAATCGGTCACGCATCGGTCCCAGGGAAAAGAGTGCGCATGATACGAGTGTTTGCTCTAGGGCGTCTGTACCGCCACGTACTGAAACACCCTTGTCCTTCGCGAACCGTGAAGCACGTCGGCCGCAAGCGAAAACGCCCCCGCCGGATATGGCGGAGGCGTTTGTGGAACGACGCGCGAAGGCTCAGTAGCGCAGCAGCGCCGAGCCCCAGGTGAATCCGCCACCGAAGGCTTCCAGCAACAGCAACTGGCCGCGCTGCACCTTGCCCGAGCGCACCGCTTCGTCCAGCGCCAGCGGCACCGAGCCCGAGGAGGTGTTGCCGTGGCGATCGACGGTGACGACGACGCGCTCCATCGGCATGTCCAGGCGCTTGGCCGTGGCTTCGATGATGCGCAGGTTGGCCTGGTGCGGGATCAGCCAGTCGATGTCGTGGCGATCCAGACCGTTGGCTTCCAGCGTTTCCTCGACCACGGAGTCGAGCGCCTTCACCGCGTGCTTGAAGACTTCGTTGCCGGTCATCAGCACCTTCACGCCGGCGTTGTGCTCTTCCGGCTTGAAGCCGACGGACACGCCGACCGGATTCCACAGCAGCTCCTTCTTGCCGCCGTCGGCGTGCATGTGGGTGCTGAGGATGCCGGTTTCGGTATCGGCCTTGAGCACAACCGCGCCCGCGCCATCGCCGAACAGCACGCAGGTGGAGCGGTCGCTCCAGTCGAGCATGCGGGTGAGCGTTTCAGCGCCGACCACGAGCACCGTCTTGGCCGAACCGGAACGGATGAACTTGTCCGCCACCGTCAGCGCATAGACGAAACCCGTGCAGGCGGCGTTGACATCGAACGCGGGGCAGCCGTTGGCACCGAGGCGGTGCTGCAGCAGGCACGCGGTCGAAGGGAAGATGAGATCGGGCGTGGTGGTGCCGACGACGATCAGGTCGAGATCCTTCGCGTCGATGCCGGCAGCTTCGAGCGCGCGGATCGAGGCGTGGTACGCCAGGTCGCTGGTGGTCTCGCCTTCGGCGGCGATGTGGCGCTCGCGGATGCCGGTACGCGCCGCGATCCACTCATCGCTGGTGTCGACGATCTTGGACAGGTCGTCGTTGGTCAGCACCTTCTCGGGAAGGTAGCTGCCGGTTCCCGCGATGCGGGAATAAATCTGTTGCGTCATCGCCACTCCGCTGCACAGCCGTTATGGCCCGTTCGGGCACTTGCCGGGGAATCTTCCACCGGACAGGCCGGCGAAAGTGCGCCGCCGCGATCGTTCGCTACGACGGGCTGTCGCTGCCCCGCGTTACCTTTCGGCGGCGGACAGTTCCGGGCCCGACGGCATCCGCGCGCGTCTGGCGACGCGCGCGGGCGCGGCGGTGGGCGAAGAGCTTACTCTTCGTCGACAACCTTGGTCTTGGTGTCGATCACCTTCTTGCCGCGGTAGTAACCGTCAGCGGTGACGTGGTGACGCAGGTGGGTCTCGCCCGTGGTCGGGTCGGTGGCCAGCTGCT encodes:
- the acpP gene encoding acyl carrier protein, which gives rise to MSSIEERVKKIVVEQLGVKEEEVTNNASFVDDLGADSLDTVELVMALEEEFECEIPDEEAEKITSVQQAIDYVKAHVKS
- the fabF gene encoding beta-ketoacyl-ACP synthase II, translated to MNNRRVVVTGLGAVSPLGNDVATTWDGIVNGRSGIGPITHFDATNFTTRIAGQVRDFDITQWVNPKDAKKMEEFIHYGVAASLMAIKDAGITVDESNAERIGALIGSGIGGLLGIEEQTIKFHDGGPRKVSPFYVPSTIINMLPGQVSLLTGIKGPNFSAVSACATANHSIGMAMRMIQYGDADVMVAGGAERGSSPTSVAGFCSMKAMSTRNDDPTHASRPWDKDRDGFVLGDGAGILVLEEYEHAKARGARIYCELAGFGASSDAFHMTAPSENGEGPARCMVAAMKDAGVNADQIEYLNAHGTSTPLGDLAETLAIKRALGDHAYKTMVSSTKSMTGHLLGAAGGVEAIFSVLALHAGIIPPTINLFEAGEGCDLDYVPNIAREKKIDVAMSNGFGFGGTNGTLVFKRI
- the fabG gene encoding 3-oxoacyl-ACP reductase FabG; this translates as MSEKILSGEIALVTGASRGIGAAIADELAAQGATVIGTATSESGAKAIAERLAAHGGHGRVLDVGNAASIDALMDGIAKDIGAISILVNNAGITRDNLLMRMKDEDWQAILDTNLTSVYRTSKAVMRSMMKARKGRIINIASVIGVTGNAGQANYAAAKAGIIAFSKSLAKEIGSRGVTVNVVAPGFIDTDMTKSLPEDAKNAMLGQIALGRFGEPADIARAVAFLAGPSAAYITGETLHVNGGMYMP
- a CDS encoding beta-ketoacyl-ACP synthase III gives rise to the protein MTQQIYSRIAGTGSYLPEKVLTNDDLSKIVDTSDEWIAARTGIRERHIAAEGETTSDLAYHASIRALEAAGIDAKDLDLIVVGTTTPDLIFPSTACLLQHRLGANGCPAFDVNAACTGFVYALTVADKFIRSGSAKTVLVVGAETLTRMLDWSDRSTCVLFGDGAGAVVLKADTETGILSTHMHADGGKKELLWNPVGVSVGFKPEEHNAGVKVLMTGNEVFKHAVKALDSVVEETLEANGLDRHDIDWLIPHQANLRIIEATAKRLDMPMERVVVTVDRHGNTSSGSVPLALDEAVRSGKVQRGQLLLLEAFGGGFTWGSALLRY
- the fabD gene encoding ACP S-malonyltransferase, with protein sequence MTDSPANDASLAFVFPGQGSQSLGMLAELSELHPIVCDAFVEASDGAGVDLWALSQGGPEEMLNRTEYTQPALLAAGVAVWRAWHKQGGRSPAFLAGHSLGEYTALVAAGALSLKDGAHLVRLRGQLMQEAAPTGVGAMAAVLGAEEALVQEVCDEVSGTEVVVPANFNSPGQIVIGGHAAAVDKALAMLGERGVRKAVKLAVSVPSHTPLMREAANRLAEAMAGLSWRMPDRPVVQNVDARAHGDVDAIREALVRQLYLPVQWTGCVQALAGKGVTRMAECGPGKVLAGLAKRIDKNIDARAIGTPGEFQTAIEEWKNA
- a CDS encoding aminodeoxychorismate synthase component I, encoding MLLTHPLPNSFDLLSLQRLSPARYPLLLESSAHGTAQGRWDLLLVAGEGALRLAADGAVRDETGEGVGNDFFAALDARWQAERVPRDEPRWPFRGGWALLLGYEAAAQVEPILRLPRAEGQLPVALALRCPAAVLRDHTSGECVLVVETGHDSVRARVLDDVTALAAQPALPAWLPPVALEEDEPQRFTNGVRNVLDYLAAGDVFQANLSRGWRARFDRDVQAGELFQRLRENNPAPFAGVFAGDDWAVVSASPERLVSVRGDVVETRPIAGTRPRFAGDDDAARIQELVGHPKERAEHVMLIDLERNDLGRVCTPGSVEVDELMTVESYAHVHHIVSNVRGRLRADATPGQVIRAVFPGGTITGCPKVRCMQIIAELEGVGRGAYTGAMGWLNRDGDLDLNILIRSAELESTDEGATLRFRTGAGIVADSDPQKELEETRAKARGMLRALGVAG
- the rpmF gene encoding 50S ribosomal protein L32, translated to MAVQKSRVSPSKRGMRRSHDALSAKQLATDPTTGETHLRHHVTADGYYRGKKVIDTKTKVVDEE
- the pabC gene encoding aminodeoxychorismate lyase, whose protein sequence is MSVRHFVGDAVVAATPDFDRGLAYGDGLFETMRAHRGDVHWWPAHWRRLQRGAHALGIVLPDEDRARGEARDLLDGAEAVLKLIVTRGNGGRGYAPPEPATPHWILSRHDVPPATPADGLTLRWCRTRLALQPALAGLKHCNRLEQVLARAEWRDADTHEGLMLSTEGDAVSATSANLFVLHDGRWTTPAIDRCGVAGVCREWAIGALGAREARLAVTEVEAADAVFLCNAVRGILPVARLGACSWRPHPQVAQLQRRLAAEHPAFATEVA